The following coding sequences lie in one Methanobrevibacter sp. genomic window:
- a CDS encoding oligosaccharide repeat unit polymerase family protein, protein MNFSLENRNFDLFHPLIIVAMVILFLIIAMPMWYMYQKLPAPNLDLYLYIGLGLLFFILGIFLANYFLNKNFNILDSNPNLSLNPKKLSRADSYSRNELIIVGLVSLGILFQIINIVLLGGIPLFSATLKAKAATKIWLLSYIIFLPSINILLAKYNRKSHYILLIIGLILFALTGYRTTPIAIMLSALITLYYTRDVDVKYIILAILAIAAVLLAVGFIAVQAISWQHWSLNPIELVSYRAAFTLNVLSKAIENQCTTMGNLFYATLTGFFTHTDARVLVGQATIGRVHSITSTIFGPALLDFGIIGMLVQMFIIGFILKVLHIIQFNKKSIFTAFYGILLAQTIIWIETGPSDIVVWLFYLIAVLIIIKSLRGSDHGI, encoded by the coding sequence TTCTATTCCTGATTATAGCTATGCCTATGTGGTATATGTATCAAAAATTGCCTGCTCCTAATTTAGATTTGTATCTCTATATTGGATTGGGTCTTTTATTCTTTATTCTAGGCATTTTTTTAGCTAACTACTTTTTAAATAAGAATTTTAATATTCTTGATTCAAACCCCAATTTAAGCTTAAATCCTAAGAAATTATCTCGTGCTGATTCATATTCTAGAAATGAATTAATCATCGTTGGATTGGTTTCTTTAGGAATCTTATTTCAAATTATAAACATAGTTCTATTAGGTGGCATACCACTTTTTTCCGCGACATTAAAGGCAAAAGCGGCAACAAAAATATGGCTTTTATCCTATATAATATTCTTGCCATCAATTAACATTCTTCTTGCTAAATACAATAGGAAATCCCATTACATATTGCTTATAATTGGATTGATCTTATTTGCTCTAACAGGTTATAGGACAACCCCGATTGCAATCATGCTATCTGCTCTAATAACTTTGTATTATACAAGAGATGTTGATGTAAAATATATTATTCTTGCTATTTTAGCGATTGCTGCTGTACTTTTAGCTGTAGGATTTATTGCAGTTCAGGCTATCAGCTGGCAGCATTGGTCATTAAATCCGATTGAGCTTGTATCCTATAGGGCGGCGTTCACATTGAATGTACTCTCAAAGGCTATTGAAAATCAATGCACTACTATGGGGAATCTCTTTTATGCTACACTAACTGGATTCTTTACACATACAGATGCAAGGGTTTTAGTTGGCCAGGCTACAATTGGAAGGGTTCATTCAATCACTTCAACCATTTTTGGCCCTGCTTTGCTTGACTTTGGAATAATAGGAATGTTGGTGCAGATGTTTATAATAGGCTTTATTTTGAAGGTTTTACACATTATTCAATTCAATAAAAAAAGCATTTTTACAGCATTTTATGGCATTTTGCTTGCACAAACCATTATTTGGATTGAAACAGGTCCAAGTGATATAGTTGTTTGGCTCTTCTATTTGATTGCTGTTTTAATCATTATCAAATCCTTGAGAGGTTCAGATCATGGAATCTAA